Proteins encoded in a region of the Micropterus dolomieu isolate WLL.071019.BEF.003 ecotype Adirondacks linkage group LG09, ASM2129224v1, whole genome shotgun sequence genome:
- the tomm7 gene encoding mitochondrial import receptor subunit TOM7 homolog: MAKLSKETKQRLQQLFQCGQFVIRWGFIPTVLYLGFKRGADPGMPEPTVLSLLWG; this comes from the exons ATGGCTAAATTGAGCAAAGAGACCAAACAGCGGCTGCAGCAGCTGTTCCAGTGCGGCCAGTTTGTCATCCGATGGGGTTTTATCCCAACCGTGCTGTACCTCG GTTTCAAACGAGGAGCAGATCCAGGAATGCCTGAACCCACAGTTTTAAG tTTACTGTGGGGCTAA
- the LOC123976810 gene encoding interleukin-6-like — translation MPSKLNAYLLSAVMLAALLQRAPGAPVVDAPTDTLAGDTSGEEGETRSDLLSTSPVLTKVLATTQRHKEEFEDEFRDVQYLFLDNYKPSSLPENCPKSNFSKEACLHSLAHGLLIYTVLLKFVEKECPNSLIPKEARVDGGYLISLIKGKMRNPEQVTALTSSQEEVLLKGLEDPDTFHRKMTAHSILRQLHYFLVDCKRIFNKMEWPRRSVANRIMAPVTFYHQKLKR, via the exons ATGCCCTCTAAACTCA ACGCTTACTTGCTCTCTGCAGTGATGCTGGCAGCTCTGCTCCAGCGCGCTCCCGGAGCTCCAGTTGTAGACGCGCCCACCGACACCCTGGCAGGTGACACCTCAGGTGAGGAGGGGGAGACTCGCTCTGACCTACTGAGCACCTCCCCGGTGTTAACCAAGGTCCTTGCCACAACCCAACGCCACAAGGAGGAG TTTGAAGATGAATTCAGAGACGTGCAATATCTCTTTCTGGACAACTACAAACCCTCCTCACTTCCAGAAAACTGTCCTAAATCCAACTTCAGCAAG GAGGCATGTCTCCACAGTTTGGCACATGGCCTACTTATTTATACTGTTCTTCTCAAGTTTGTGGAGAAGGAGTGCCCCAACAGCCTGATTCCCAAAGAGGCCAGAGTTGATGGCGGTTACCTGATTAGCCTGATCAAAGGAAAG ATGAGGAACCCTGAACAGGTCACGGCACTCACCAGCAGCCAGGAGGAGGTGCTGCTGAAGGGCCTCGAAGACCCAGACACTTTCCACAGAAAGATGACCGCACACAGCATCCTGCGCCAGCTCCACTACTTCCTTGTCGACTGCAAAAGAATATTTAACAAAATGGAGTGGCCCAGAAGAAGTGTAGCCAACAGGATCATGGCACCTGTCACTTTCTACCACCAAAAGCTAAAAAGATGA
- the LOC123976811 gene encoding interleukin-6-like: MPSKLNAYLLSAVMLAALLQLAPGAPVVDMPADSLAGDTSGEEEPKLSDLLRDLMLDKTKRHKGEFEDEFKDVQYLILDNYKTSSLPKNCSNSSISEEVFLHSLAHDLLIYTVILKFVEKEYPNSRIPKEARVNGGNLISLIKGKMRNPEQVTALTSSQEEVLLKDLDNPDIFHRKMTAHSILRQLHYFLVDCKIEINKRNPSSDTF, translated from the exons ATGCCCTCTAAACTCA ACGCTTACTTGCTCTCTGCAGTGATGCTGGCAGCTCTGCTCCAGCTCGCTCCCGGAGCTCCAGTTGTAGACATGCCCGCCGACAGCCTGGCAGGTGACACCTCAGGTGAGGAGGAGCCGAAACTGTCTGACCTACTCAGGGACTTGATGCTTGACAAAACCAAACGCCACAAGGGGGAG TTTGAAGATGAATTCAAAGACGTGCAATATCTCATTCTGGACAACTACAAAACCTCCTCACTTCCAAAAAACTGCTCTAATTCCAGCATCAGTGAG GAGGTCTTTCTCCACAGTTTGGCCCACGACTTGCTTATTTACACTGTTATTCTCAAGTTTGTGGAGAAGGAGTACCCCAACAGCCGGATCCCCAAAGAGGCCAGAGTTAATGGTGGTAATTTGATTAGCCTGATCAAAGGAAAG ATGAGGAACCCTGAACAGGTCACGGCACTCACTAGCAGCCAGGAGGAGGTGCTGCTGAAGGACCTCGACAACCCTGACATTTTCCACAGAAAGATGACTGCACACAGCATCCTGCGCCAGCTCCACTACTTCCTTGTCGACTGCaaaatagaaataaacaaaaggaaCCCGTCATCTGACACTTTCTAA